In Moorena sp. SIOASIH, the following proteins share a genomic window:
- a CDS encoding peptidase domain-containing ABC transporter — translation MISPQQLSHTLGTALPLQECQRFLKHLTLIEPKVGKFWQGSQASAGIYIIIAGKVRLLNQAGDLIASLETGASFGELTLFPSADLASYSARASLKLKLCFVPGEVLFPLINKYPEIREHLWSQAQARNALLVSSPTPPIAPSDHPPISPSPHLTISQSRSGEAKSQKSQKKVSKAYFPNPTQQAGHLWQRVIRRYPFFAQQSGSDCGAACLVMVSRYWGKRFSVNRLRDIANVDRNGASLRGLSAAAESIGFSTRPVKASLDQLAKQKLPAIVHWEGKHYIVVYEITRKRVIVCDPAIGQRSLTHREFNADWTGYALLLQPTALLKDAKETTTPFWQFFELIKPHGLVVLEVFLASLFIQIFGLITPLFTQLILDRVVVQRSGLTLMAVGLGLLIFSLFRVAMMGLRQYLLDHTANKVDAALIVGFIRHTLRLPLSFFESRYVGDIISRVQENRKIERFLTGEALSILLDLLTVFIYVGLMVWYSWKMALLALVIVPPFLLLALIATPFLRRISREIFQSTAKENSYLIEALSGVSTVKSTAVEQTVRWHWEELLNKEIRTSFDGQVISNRLQIFSNAIEAVVTTSLLWYGAWLVIQNQLTIGQLVAFNMLLGNIITPFQRLTVLWNQFQEVVIAMERINDVLDAEPEEDLLNQARQSLPSIQGHIAFDNVTFRYHPESDLNVLENLSFQVKPGQMVALVGRSGSGKTTISKLVLGLYPPTDGKVLIDGLDITSLSLGSLRSQVGVVDQDTFLFGGTIRENISLGHPAASLDEIIEAARLAGADEFIKQLPMGYETQIGEGGGTLSGGQRQRIAIARALLGNPKLLVLDEATSHLDAESERIIQHNLTQILKGRTTLVIAHRLSTVRNADLILVMDRGVLIESGTHQELMAKRGHYYYLNHQQLSLES, via the coding sequence TTGATTTCCCCTCAACAACTCAGCCATACTCTCGGTACAGCTCTCCCGCTACAGGAATGCCAGCGCTTTCTCAAACACTTGACATTAATAGAGCCCAAGGTAGGTAAGTTTTGGCAAGGGAGTCAGGCATCAGCTGGTATCTACATTATTATTGCTGGAAAAGTCAGGTTGCTGAATCAGGCCGGTGACTTAATTGCCAGCTTAGAAACAGGGGCATCATTTGGGGAATTGACCTTGTTTCCCTCAGCTGACTTAGCAAGCTATAGCGCTAGAGCTTCCTTGAAGCTAAAGCTATGCTTTGTACCGGGGGAAGTCTTGTTTCCCCTGATCAATAAGTATCCCGAAATCCGAGAGCATTTGTGGAGTCAGGCGCAAGCTCGTAATGCCCTACTAGTTAGCTCCCCTACTCCCCCTATCGCTCCATCTGACCATCCCCCCATATCCCCATCCCCCCATCTGACCATCTCCCAGTCTCGGTCTGGGGAAGCCAAGTCCCAGAAATCCCAGAAAAAAGTTAGCAAAGCTTACTTTCCTAACCCGACCCAGCAAGCAGGGCATTTATGGCAACGGGTAATCCGACGCTATCCGTTTTTTGCCCAGCAGAGTGGTTCTGACTGTGGTGCCGCCTGTTTGGTAATGGTATCTCGCTATTGGGGTAAACGCTTTAGTGTGAATCGCTTGCGGGATATCGCTAATGTTGACCGCAATGGTGCATCATTGCGAGGACTATCAGCAGCAGCGGAAAGTATTGGCTTTTCTACTCGTCCCGTCAAAGCCAGTCTTGACCAGCTAGCTAAGCAAAAATTGCCAGCTATAGTCCATTGGGAAGGTAAACACTATATTGTCGTTTATGAAATTACTCGGAAACGAGTGATTGTGTGTGACCCCGCCATTGGTCAACGTAGTCTCACCCATCGAGAGTTTAACGCCGATTGGACCGGTTATGCCCTGCTGCTACAACCAACAGCATTACTCAAGGATGCAAAAGAGACGACTACTCCCTTCTGGCAATTCTTTGAATTAATCAAACCCCATGGGTTAGTAGTGTTAGAGGTATTTCTTGCTTCCTTATTTATCCAGATATTTGGATTAATTACACCTCTATTCACCCAGCTAATTTTAGACCGAGTGGTGGTGCAGCGCTCTGGGCTAACCTTAATGGCGGTGGGCTTAGGGCTGCTGATATTTAGCCTGTTTCGAGTGGCAATGATGGGGTTGCGCCAATACCTACTAGACCATACGGCTAATAAAGTAGATGCAGCACTGATTGTAGGATTTATTCGCCATACACTGCGGTTGCCTCTTTCGTTTTTTGAGTCCCGCTATGTTGGTGACATTATATCACGGGTTCAGGAAAACCGCAAGATTGAGCGGTTCCTTACCGGTGAGGCGTTATCAATTCTGCTGGATTTACTAACGGTATTTATCTATGTAGGATTGATGGTTTGGTACAGCTGGAAAATGGCGTTATTGGCCTTAGTGATTGTGCCGCCATTTTTATTGCTAGCGTTGATTGCGACTCCGTTTTTACGAAGGATTTCCCGGGAAATATTTCAATCGACGGCTAAAGAAAATAGTTATCTAATTGAAGCGCTTTCCGGTGTAAGTACCGTTAAATCCACAGCAGTAGAACAAACAGTACGTTGGCATTGGGAGGAGTTATTAAATAAGGAAATCAGGACAAGTTTTGATGGGCAAGTTATCAGCAATCGACTCCAAATTTTCAGTAATGCTATTGAAGCCGTAGTAACCACAAGCCTGCTGTGGTATGGAGCCTGGTTAGTGATTCAGAATCAGTTAACCATTGGACAATTAGTGGCCTTCAATATGCTGCTGGGAAATATTATTACTCCCTTCCAGCGGTTAACCGTGTTATGGAATCAATTCCAGGAAGTAGTCATTGCTATGGAACGGATTAATGATGTGTTGGATGCGGAACCAGAGGAGGATTTGCTCAATCAAGCCCGTCAATCGTTACCATCAATTCAGGGTCACATTGCCTTTGATAACGTCACCTTTCGCTATCACCCAGAGAGTGATTTAAATGTACTGGAAAATCTATCATTTCAAGTGAAACCAGGACAAATGGTAGCCCTAGTCGGACGCAGTGGTTCAGGCAAAACGACGATTTCTAAATTGGTGTTGGGATTGTATCCACCTACAGATGGGAAAGTATTGATTGATGGCCTTGATATTACCAGTCTGTCCTTAGGGTCTTTGCGATCGCAAGTAGGAGTAGTAGACCAAGATACATTTTTGTTTGGTGGAACCATTCGGGAAAATATTAGCTTAGGTCATCCTGCCGCTAGTTTAGACGAGATTATAGAAGCAGCACGATTGGCTGGTGCTGATGAGTTCATTAAACAGTTGCCCATGGGGTATGAAACCCAGATAGGAGAAGGCGGAGGGACATTGTCTGGCGGACAACGGCAACGGATTGCGATCGCACGGGCGTTGTTAGGCAATCCTAAGTTATTAGTTTTAGATGAAGCCACCTCCCATCTAGATGCAGAATCAGAACGGATTATTCAGCATAATTTAACTCAGATTCTCAAAGGTAGAACAACATTAGTGATTGCTCATCGCTTGTCTACAGTCCGGAATGCGGATTTAATTTTAGTGATGGATAGAGGAGTCTTGATTGAGAGTGGAACCCATCAGGAATTGATGGCAAAACGGGGACATTATTATTATCTCAATCACCAGCAACTTAGTCTTGAATCATGA
- a CDS encoding helix-turn-helix domain-containing protein, producing MSGHQSKPDLEGACTSTGKYLTAFQRKLLQKSLRADLPQHYRQRIEIMLLADEGKSQIEICQTLGCCPATARHWILMARTGMAHNWQNNPIGRPKAVNQEHLERLKELVSQSPKEFGYPFRRWTANWLSKHLAQEFGIEVSDRHISRLLKQMGLSTKGKPRNPESKTTENDTPSNDKASNNSSDRVAARTEHRVAWPTANRIIIRDLQSASSADSPELLSTTLSRSDLDIHGSKCIYSVDFPSTTQPYSRYSSPATGMPALSQTLDINRAQGR from the coding sequence ATGTCAGGACATCAGTCGAAACCTGATCTTGAGGGTGCATGTACTAGTACAGGTAAATATTTAACAGCGTTTCAGCGTAAACTGCTACAAAAAAGTCTACGAGCCGATTTACCCCAGCATTATCGTCAGCGCATTGAAATTATGTTGCTAGCGGATGAGGGTAAATCTCAAATTGAAATTTGTCAAACCTTGGGATGTTGTCCAGCTACAGCAAGACATTGGATATTGATGGCGCGGACTGGGATGGCGCACAACTGGCAGAATAACCCCATTGGTCGCCCTAAGGCAGTAAATCAAGAACATCTAGAGCGATTGAAGGAACTGGTAAGCCAGAGTCCAAAGGAGTTTGGCTATCCATTTCGGCGCTGGACAGCTAACTGGTTGAGTAAGCATTTAGCTCAGGAATTTGGGATTGAAGTCAGCGATCGCCATATTAGTCGGTTGCTAAAACAAATGGGATTGTCTACCAAAGGCAAACCCCGTAATCCCGAGTCTAAAACTACTGAGAACGATACACCTTCGAATGATAAAGCTTCAAATAATAGTAGCGATCGCGTAGCGGCTCGTACCGAGCATCGCGTAGCGTGGCCTACGGCCAATCGCATTATCATTCGTGACCTGCAATCAGCTTCTAGTGCTGATTCTCCAGAATTGTTATCCACCACTCTCTCTAGATCAGATTTAGACATCCATGGTTCAAAGTGCATCTACTCCGTTGATTTCCCCTCAACAACTCAGCCATACTCTCGGTACAGCTCTCCCGCTACAGGAATGCCAGCGCTTTCTCAAACACTTGACATTAATAGAGCCCAAGGTAGGTAA
- a CDS encoding HNH endonuclease, whose protein sequence is MAYIPISLKNEIDRQDRRYCCYCQTSEANSGIPLTYDHIFPQSKGGKSIFSNVCLACYTCNQFKSDTTVALDPLTNQTVHLFNPRTQNWDEHFSWNVDFTKIQGLTPVGRVTVITLKMNNPLVVEARFRWTINGWHPPSFLGEI, encoded by the coding sequence ATGGCCTATATTCCAATATCTTTGAAGAATGAGATTGATCGCCAAGATCGCCGTTATTGTTGTTATTGTCAAACCAGTGAGGCAAATAGTGGTATTCCTTTAACTTACGATCACATTTTCCCACAATCTAAAGGGGGAAAGAGCATATTTTCCAATGTTTGCCTCGCCTGCTATACCTGCAACCAATTTAAATCGGATACAACTGTTGCCCTCGACCCTTTAACCAATCAAACTGTTCACTTATTTAATCCCCGCACTCAGAATTGGGATGAACATTTCTCATGGAATGTGGATTTCACAAAAATTCAAGGACTAACCCCTGTGGGACGAGTAACAGTCATTACGCTCAAAATGAATAATCCCCTTGTTGTAGAAGCACGGTTTCGATGGACAATTAATGGTTGGCATCCCCCATCTTTTCTAGGGGAAATATGA
- a CDS encoding FG-GAP-like repeat-containing protein gives MLTTKDVSSNDLDKSLNFYVTDQHNPLIGDSKISSTIIFIDSGVDDYQSLVDGTVPGTEVIVLESTQDGVEQITKALQGRTDISAIHIVSHGSPGCLYLGNSQLSLDTLNHYLPQLKTWSTTDSATPILLYGCNVAAGDAGTEFLQRLHQITGTEIAASRNRTGNAALGGDWNLECCTGQIAVDSAFLPELMEVYQGVFAVSFSNANNFTVGTSPSAIATGDFDGDGDLDLVTANSDSDNVSVLLNNGAGSYTLSGNFAVGNLPVDIAVGDFNKDGNLDLVTADFGTPFTSSTDNTVSVLLGNGNGSFGSATQVNEGDIPLSVAVGDFDRDQDLDVAVGRFSSPGIVSVLFGNGTGSFPLTNDFTTGVSGFSTSVGDFNNDGNLDIVTGSGSNEVSLLLGNGTTTFQPSISIPTGVSFAAPDAVGDFNKDGNLDLVIGSGSGAENEIAVLLGNGNGTFGSPMPFTTGGGSEVAVGDFNSDGNLDIAAASDDQVSLLLGNGAGGFTPSGQFDVGSNPSSITVGDFNGDGKPDIATANSGSNNVSVLLNTSSSSMFALGSTTQVGDFRNDTDYLVADVNGDSESDLVELWNNNNKFFAATWISNGSGGFNLGSNTEVGDFRNDTNYLVADVNGDSESDLVELWNNNNKFFAATWISNGSGGFNLGSNTEVGDFRNDTDYLVADVNGDGDSDLIEVWNNNNNFFAATWISNGNGGFNLGSNTQVGDFRSDTDYLVADVNGDGDSDLIELWNNNNNFFAATWISNGSGGFSLGSNTQVGDFRSDTDYLVADVNGDGESDLIELWNNNNNFFAATWISNGNGGFSLGSNTQVGDFRDDTDYLVADVNGDGESDLIEVWNDNNNFFAATWISNGNGGFSLGSNTQVGDFRSDTDYLVTDLNGDNQSDLVELWNNNNNFFATSWLSI, from the coding sequence ATGCTAACCACCAAAGATGTAAGCAGCAACGATCTCGATAAGTCCTTAAACTTTTACGTAACTGATCAACACAACCCTTTAATAGGTGACTCTAAAATCTCTAGCACTATTATCTTTATTGACTCAGGGGTTGATGATTATCAGAGTTTAGTTGATGGTACAGTACCGGGAACTGAGGTAATTGTCCTGGAATCTACACAGGATGGTGTGGAACAAATTACCAAGGCTCTGCAAGGACGCACTGATATTTCTGCTATTCACATCGTTTCTCACGGTTCACCGGGGTGTTTGTATTTAGGGAATAGCCAACTTAGTCTAGATACTTTAAACCATTACCTCCCTCAATTAAAAACTTGGTCAACCACTGATTCAGCCACTCCTATTCTCCTCTACGGCTGCAATGTTGCTGCGGGAGATGCTGGTACAGAATTTTTGCAACGACTGCACCAAATAACTGGTACTGAGATTGCGGCTTCTAGGAACCGCACGGGTAATGCTGCCTTGGGTGGTGATTGGAATCTAGAATGTTGTACGGGTCAGATTGCTGTAGATTCAGCATTTTTGCCAGAATTGATGGAGGTATATCAAGGAGTTTTTGCTGTGTCCTTTAGCAACGCTAACAACTTTACAGTAGGAACTAGTCCTAGTGCCATAGCCACCGGAGACTTTGACGGTGATGGTGATTTGGATTTAGTAACAGCGAACTCAGACTCTGATAACGTCTCGGTGCTGTTAAATAATGGCGCAGGAAGCTATACCTTAAGTGGGAACTTTGCTGTGGGAAATTTGCCCGTTGACATTGCTGTGGGAGACTTCAACAAAGATGGTAACCTGGATTTGGTGACAGCAGACTTCGGTACTCCTTTTACATCCTCGACTGATAACACTGTCTCAGTGTTGCTAGGAAATGGCAATGGCAGCTTTGGTTCTGCCACCCAAGTCAACGAAGGAGATATTCCTCTATCCGTAGCCGTGGGGGACTTCGACCGCGATCAAGATTTGGATGTAGCGGTGGGAAGATTTTCCTCACCAGGTATAGTCTCGGTGTTGTTCGGAAATGGGACGGGGAGCTTTCCACTTACTAACGACTTTACGACCGGGGTTAGTGGCTTTTCTACCTCTGTGGGGGACTTCAACAACGATGGTAACCTGGATATAGTCACAGGAAGTGGCAGCAACGAAGTCTCGCTGCTGTTAGGGAACGGGACAACAACCTTTCAGCCTAGTATATCGATTCCAACAGGTGTGTCTTTTGCCGCTCCTGATGCTGTGGGAGACTTCAACAAAGATGGCAATCTGGACTTAGTGATAGGAAGTGGTTCTGGTGCTGAGAACGAAATCGCAGTGTTGTTGGGGAATGGAAATGGTACCTTTGGTTCTCCCATGCCATTTACAACCGGTGGAGGTTCTGAAGTCGCCGTGGGGGACTTCAATAGTGATGGCAACTTGGACATTGCAGCAGCAAGTGATGATCAAGTCTCACTGCTATTAGGGAATGGTGCAGGAGGCTTTACCCCTTCTGGTCAGTTTGATGTGGGCAGTAATCCCTCTTCCATTACCGTAGGGGATTTCAACGGCGATGGTAAACCAGACATTGCGACGGCCAACTCTGGCTCCAACAACGTCTCAGTATTGCTCAACACTAGCTCCTCTTCCATGTTTGCTTTAGGTTCAACAACTCAAGTAGGGGACTTTCGAAACGATACTGATTATTTAGTCGCTGATGTAAATGGGGATAGTGAATCTGATCTTGTTGAACTTTGGAATAATAACAATAAGTTCTTTGCTGCCACTTGGATTAGTAATGGTAGCGGTGGATTTAACCTCGGCAGTAATACAGAAGTAGGGGACTTTCGAAACGATACTAACTACTTAGTCGCTGATGTAAATGGGGATAGTGAATCTGATCTTGTTGAACTTTGGAATAATAACAATAAGTTCTTTGCTGCCACTTGGATTAGTAATGGTAGCGGTGGATTTAACCTCGGCAGTAATACAGAAGTAGGGGACTTTCGAAACGATACTGATTACTTAGTCGCTGATGTAAATGGAGATGGTGACTCTGATCTAATCGAGGTTTGGAATAATAACAATAATTTCTTTGCTGCTACTTGGATTAGTAATGGTAACGGAGGATTTAACCTCGGCAGTAATACACAAGTAGGAGACTTTCGATCCGATACTGATTACTTAGTCGCTGATGTAAATGGAGATGGTGACTCTGATCTAATCGAGCTTTGGAATAATAACAATAATTTCTTTGCTGCCACTTGGATTAGTAATGGTAGCGGAGGATTTAGCCTGGGCAGTAATACACAAGTAGGGGACTTTCGATCCGATACTGATTACTTAGTCGCTGATGTAAATGGGGATGGTGAATCTGATCTAATCGAGCTTTGGAATAATAACAATAATTTCTTTGCGGCGACTTGGATTAGTAATGGTAACGGTGGATTTAGCCTGGGCAGTAATACACAAGTAGGAGACTTTCGAGATGATACTGATTACTTAGTCGCTGATGTAAATGGGGATGGTGAATCTGATCTAATCGAGGTTTGGAATGATAACAATAATTTCTTTGCTGCCACTTGGATTAGTAATGGTAACGGTGGATTTAGCCTGGGCAGTAATACACAAGTAGGGGACTTTCGATCCGATACTGATTACTTAGTTACCGATTTAAATGGTGATAATCAGTCTGATCTTGTTGAACTTTGGAATAATAACAATAATTTCTTTGCTACTAGTTGGTTAAGCATTTAG
- a CDS encoding transposase has product MIILEFKAYGNKVQYQAIDEAIRTVKFVRNSCLRLWMDNKGLNKYDLNKYCKVLAKEFPFANELNSTARQAAAERAWSSISRFFENCKKKVPGKKGFPRFQKHCRSVDYKQSGWKLSPNKKSITFSDKKSIGKLKLKGNWDLWRFDKKQIKRVRIVKRADGYYVQFCISVDVKEQIQPSHSTIGLDVGLKEFYTDSMGNTEPNPRFYRAGEKRLKFYQRRVSRKKKGSSNRKKAVNRLGRQHLKISRQREEHAKKLARCVVRSNDLVAYEDLRVKNLVKNHCLAKSINDAGWYQFRKWLEHFGSKFGRVTVAVNPAYTSQNCSECGEVVKKSLSTRTHVCKCGCKLDRDHNAAVNILNRALGTVGHTGTWIYDPNSLGDLTSTILGSGQVQQVGSLSKESPRL; this is encoded by the coding sequence ATGATCATCCTTGAGTTTAAGGCGTACGGAAATAAGGTACAGTATCAAGCCATAGACGAGGCTATTCGGACAGTTAAGTTTGTGAGAAATAGCTGTCTTCGTCTATGGATGGACAACAAAGGTCTAAACAAATACGACCTGAATAAGTATTGCAAAGTACTGGCTAAAGAATTCCCATTTGCCAATGAGTTAAACTCTACTGCTCGACAAGCTGCGGCTGAAAGGGCATGGTCATCAATATCTCGCTTCTTTGAAAACTGCAAAAAAAAGGTACCAGGAAAGAAAGGTTTTCCACGTTTCCAAAAGCACTGTAGGTCGGTTGATTACAAACAATCGGGATGGAAGTTATCCCCTAATAAAAAGTCAATTACTTTCAGTGACAAGAAAAGCATTGGGAAACTGAAACTCAAGGGCAATTGGGACTTGTGGCGCTTCGACAAAAAGCAAATTAAACGAGTTCGGATTGTAAAAAGGGCTGATGGATATTATGTCCAGTTCTGTATCTCTGTTGATGTAAAAGAACAGATACAACCGAGTCACTCGACTATTGGGTTAGATGTAGGACTAAAAGAGTTCTATACCGACTCAATGGGTAATACCGAACCAAACCCTCGGTTTTACAGGGCTGGGGAAAAGAGATTAAAGTTTTATCAACGCCGGGTTTCCCGGAAAAAGAAAGGCTCATCTAACCGAAAGAAAGCTGTTAATAGATTAGGCAGGCAACACCTCAAAATAAGTAGGCAGCGTGAAGAACATGCTAAAAAACTAGCACGTTGCGTAGTCCGGTCTAACGACCTGGTCGCCTATGAAGATTTAAGGGTTAAAAATTTGGTAAAAAATCACTGTCTTGCTAAATCTATTAATGACGCAGGTTGGTATCAATTTAGGAAATGGTTAGAGCATTTTGGAAGTAAGTTTGGTAGAGTCACGGTTGCAGTGAATCCTGCCTATACAAGCCAGAATTGTTCTGAATGCGGCGAGGTCGTGAAGAAATCACTATCCACCAGGACTCATGTCTGTAAATGTGGTTGTAAATTAGACAGAGATCATAACGCCGCAGTCAACATTTTAAATAGAGCCTTGGGTACGGTGGGGCACACCGGAACCTGGATCTATGATCCAAACTCTTTGGGAGATCTGACCTCTACTATTCTTGGTTCCGGCCAGGTTCAGCAAGTCGGGTCGTTGAGCAAAGAATCCCCGCGTCTTTAG
- a CDS encoding peptidylprolyl isomerase: MVNSHQKITITKEDIWHQVKLSGNIPDLVEEIVTRKVVKDAVDEAGITIEVEELQKVADQMRLMNNLSSADETWAWLEQRGMSLDDFEDVVYDTVSSGKLSAHLFGDKVESYFYENQLDYAGVVMYEVVLDDQDLALELFYEIQEGDVSFYDVAHEYIQDQELRRKLGYRGIMYRKDLKPEISAAVFAANPPEVLKPIVTAQGVHLVLVEEIVQGELDEQLRYQIISDLFSGWLKQQIDKIEVVKNLESKLE; encoded by the coding sequence ATGGTTAATTCCCACCAAAAGATAACTATTACTAAGGAAGATATTTGGCATCAAGTTAAGCTATCGGGTAATATTCCTGATCTAGTTGAGGAGATTGTTACTCGTAAGGTTGTCAAGGATGCTGTAGATGAAGCGGGGATAACTATTGAGGTTGAAGAACTTCAGAAAGTAGCTGACCAAATGCGATTAATGAACAACCTGAGTAGTGCTGATGAAACTTGGGCTTGGTTAGAACAACGTGGTATGTCTCTGGATGATTTTGAGGACGTTGTCTATGACACGGTTAGCTCGGGAAAGTTATCTGCTCATTTATTTGGGGATAAAGTTGAGTCTTATTTTTATGAAAATCAGTTGGATTATGCCGGTGTGGTGATGTATGAAGTGGTATTAGATGATCAGGATTTGGCTCTGGAACTTTTCTATGAAATTCAGGAAGGGGATGTCAGTTTTTATGATGTGGCTCACGAGTATATTCAGGATCAGGAGTTACGTCGAAAACTTGGCTATCGGGGGATAATGTACCGTAAAGATTTGAAGCCCGAGATTTCCGCTGCTGTTTTTGCTGCTAATCCCCCGGAGGTGCTTAAGCCGATTGTGACTGCTCAGGGGGTGCATTTGGTTTTGGTGGAGGAGATTGTTCAAGGGGAATTGGATGAGCAGCTCAGGTATCAAATTATCTCGGATTTGTTTAGTGGATGGCTGAAGCAACAAATTGATAAAATTGAGGTGGTAAAAAATTTGGAATCAAAGTTAGAGTAA
- a CDS encoding HlyD family efflux transporter periplasmic adaptor subunit, producing MPNTLNRRLNGDPATQQHQETLTSPTPAPSRDDWSEATQELLDSLPQVWTRGLMYFLIIFVGISLPWAMLSQVDETGTARGRLEPKGKTVRLDAAVAGTVADIKVKKGDKVDAGQQLLVLESELVNSEIRQIQDKLKGQLNRLSQLELLKNQLVVALATQEQQNQAQVLEKQTQVDQALQNLEALKNSYDLQQEEKLAQVNQARQTFQLSQKSFNIIENRLDNAEREVKRYKDAYEEGIVSEIQVVDREDLLQDRKRLYEQTKSEIEQSKLRLTEQQSSYERTLRQARADIEQAELRLKEQERSYQTLSHSGKLAVLRVEEQLKNLDTQITTLNSEIAQSKGQIDSLQLQLKQRVLKAPVSGTVFELPIQAAGAVVQSGTMVAEIAPSGSVLVIRGQMATTESGSLETGMPVKLKFDAYPFQDYGVVPGELVDISPTTSEVDTPNGKRAVYDLEIELKQDCIPDADKCIALRPGDTAMAEVIVRQRRIIDFILDPFKKLQQGGLKL from the coding sequence ATGCCAAATACATTAAACAGACGATTAAACGGAGATCCTGCCACCCAACAACACCAAGAAACGTTGACTTCTCCAACACCAGCTCCATCTCGGGATGATTGGTCTGAGGCCACTCAAGAACTCCTCGATAGTTTACCCCAAGTTTGGACAAGGGGACTGATGTACTTTCTAATCATATTTGTCGGCATCAGTTTGCCCTGGGCTATGCTATCTCAAGTTGATGAAACCGGTACCGCTAGGGGACGACTAGAACCAAAAGGAAAGACGGTGAGGCTGGATGCAGCTGTGGCGGGAACCGTAGCAGATATTAAGGTAAAAAAGGGAGACAAAGTAGACGCTGGACAACAGTTATTAGTCTTAGAATCTGAGTTGGTTAATTCAGAAATAAGGCAAATACAAGATAAGTTAAAAGGTCAATTAAATCGCTTGTCTCAGTTAGAGTTGCTGAAAAATCAATTAGTGGTAGCGTTGGCAACTCAGGAGCAACAAAATCAAGCTCAAGTGTTGGAAAAACAAACACAAGTAGACCAAGCGCTACAGAATCTGGAGGCTCTGAAGAATTCCTATGATTTACAACAAGAAGAAAAGTTAGCTCAAGTTAATCAGGCGCGTCAGACCTTTCAACTTAGTCAAAAGTCTTTTAATATAATTGAGAATCGTTTGGATAATGCTGAGCGGGAGGTGAAGCGTTACAAGGATGCCTATGAGGAAGGGATTGTTTCGGAAATCCAAGTAGTAGACCGGGAAGATTTGCTACAAGATAGGAAACGGTTGTATGAACAAACCAAGTCAGAGATTGAGCAGAGTAAGTTACGTCTCACTGAACAACAGAGTAGTTATGAACGAACCCTTCGACAAGCGCGAGCAGATATTGAACAAGCAGAATTACGACTAAAGGAACAAGAAAGAAGTTATCAAACTCTGAGCCACTCAGGTAAATTAGCGGTGCTGAGGGTTGAGGAACAATTGAAGAATTTGGATACACAAATCACTACGCTGAATTCAGAAATTGCTCAAAGTAAGGGTCAGATTGACTCGTTGCAGCTTCAGTTAAAGCAACGAGTATTAAAGGCACCGGTCAGTGGTACGGTGTTTGAATTACCGATTCAAGCTGCTGGAGCGGTAGTCCAGTCAGGAACTATGGTGGCGGAAATTGCACCGTCAGGTTCGGTGTTGGTAATTCGAGGGCAGATGGCAACAACTGAAAGTGGTTCTTTAGAGACAGGAATGCCAGTGAAGCTGAAGTTTGATGCCTATCCGTTTCAGGATTATGGAGTGGTTCCAGGAGAGTTAGTAGACATTTCTCCTACTACCTCTGAGGTGGATACTCCTAATGGTAAGAGGGCGGTTTATGATTTAGAAATTGAACTGAAACAGGATTGTATACCTGACGCTGATAAGTGTATTGCTTTGCGTCCTGGAGATACGGCCATGGCTGAGGTGATTGTGCGCCAGCGTCGGATTATTGATTTTATTCTGGATCCGTTTAAGAAGTTACAGCAGGGAGGGTTGAAGTTGTAG